In Sporosarcina sp. PTS2304, a genomic segment contains:
- the tnpB gene encoding IS66 family insertion sequence element accessory protein TnpB (TnpB, as the term is used for proteins encoded by IS66 family insertion elements, is considered an accessory protein, since TnpC, encoded by a neighboring gene, is a DDE family transposase.) produces MRINLEGIQGIYLAHGATDMRLSIDGLSAKVQETFQANPCSSNLFIFCNRDRDRLKILHWDYNGFWLYYRRLETGRFHWPDGQEEETTSISPRQLQWMLDGLTIEEGKVFPRILGNKIV; encoded by the coding sequence ATGCGAATTAATCTGGAAGGTATTCAGGGGATTTATCTGGCACATGGCGCAACGGATATGCGGCTGTCCATTGATGGTCTGTCTGCGAAGGTGCAGGAAACCTTTCAGGCAAATCCGTGTTCCTCCAATTTATTTATCTTTTGTAACCGGGATCGCGACCGTTTAAAAATCCTACACTGGGACTACAATGGCTTCTGGTTGTACTACCGGCGACTGGAAACTGGCCGCTTTCACTGGCCTGACGGCCAAGAAGAAGAAACCACGTCTATCAGCCCGCGCCAGCTTCAATGGATGCTCGATGGATTGACTATTGAAGAAGGAAAAGTCTTCCCCCGTATACTGGGAAACAAAATCGTATAA
- the hutH gene encoding histidine ammonia-lyase, whose protein sequence is MQSILLDADYVKYSEESMQKVQESRKAVEKIVNEERIVYGITTGFGKFSDVLIDREHVESLQLNLIRSHACGVGEAFPEVVSRAMIVLRANALLKGFSGVRPVVIERLLDLANAHIHPVIPQQGSLGASGDLAPLSHLALVLIGEGEVFYKGERIPAKNALAKEGIEPIVLTAKEGLALINGTQAMTAMGVVAYLEAEKLAYQTEKIAAMTIEGLRGIIDAFDEDIHLARGYKEQIEVAERIRNMLADSKLTTKQGELRVQDAYSLRCIPQVHGATWQAMNYVKEKLLIEMNAATDNPLIFDNGEKVLSGGNFHGQPMAFAMDFLAIAIAELANISERRIERLVNPQLNDLPPFLSPEPGLQSGAMIMQYVAASLVSENKTLAHPASVDSIPSSANQEDHVSMGTIGSRHAYEVIKNTRRVIAIEAICSMQAAEFRGKEKMSTATRELLENGRKIVSSIEKDRIFSKDIEAMNEWLKTSD, encoded by the coding sequence ATGCAAAGTATACTTTTGGATGCAGATTACGTGAAGTACTCGGAAGAGAGTATGCAAAAAGTTCAAGAAAGTCGTAAAGCAGTAGAAAAAATCGTAAACGAAGAACGAATTGTCTACGGTATTACAACCGGATTCGGTAAATTTAGCGATGTACTCATTGACAGAGAGCATGTAGAATCATTGCAGTTAAACTTAATTCGTTCTCATGCATGCGGTGTTGGGGAAGCGTTTCCAGAAGTCGTGTCTCGGGCGATGATTGTTCTCCGCGCCAATGCATTGCTAAAAGGTTTTTCAGGAGTGCGACCGGTCGTTATTGAGAGATTGCTTGATTTAGCCAATGCGCATATTCATCCTGTCATTCCTCAACAAGGATCTCTAGGTGCTAGTGGGGACTTAGCGCCGCTATCACACTTAGCTCTCGTATTGATTGGCGAAGGAGAAGTATTTTACAAAGGTGAAAGAATACCAGCGAAGAACGCGTTAGCGAAAGAAGGAATTGAACCGATTGTTTTGACAGCAAAAGAAGGTCTGGCTCTTATTAATGGCACACAAGCGATGACTGCCATGGGAGTTGTAGCATATTTGGAAGCGGAAAAACTAGCTTACCAAACAGAAAAAATTGCTGCCATGACAATAGAAGGTTTACGTGGAATTATTGATGCGTTTGACGAAGATATACATCTTGCGCGTGGTTATAAAGAACAGATAGAAGTTGCTGAACGAATTCGCAACATGTTGGCTGACAGTAAGTTAACGACAAAGCAAGGAGAATTACGAGTTCAAGATGCCTATTCACTTCGTTGTATACCTCAAGTTCATGGAGCAACATGGCAGGCGATGAATTATGTGAAAGAGAAATTATTGATTGAGATGAATGCAGCTACAGATAATCCGCTTATTTTCGATAATGGTGAAAAAGTATTGTCTGGTGGGAACTTTCATGGACAGCCAATGGCATTTGCAATGGATTTCCTAGCAATCGCTATCGCAGAGTTGGCCAATATTTCAGAACGTCGAATTGAGCGCTTAGTCAATCCTCAATTAAACGATTTGCCACCATTTTTAAGCCCAGAGCCGGGTCTGCAATCAGGTGCTATGATTATGCAATATGTTGCTGCTTCACTTGTTTCTGAAAATAAAACATTAGCTCATCCAGCGAGTGTCGATTCAATTCCTTCATCGGCAAATCAAGAAGATCATGTCAGTATGGGAACGATTGGATCTCGTCACGCATACGAAGTGATCAAAAATACACGTCGCGTAATAGCAATTGAAGCGATTTGTAGTATGCAGGCAGCTGAATTCCGTGGGAAAGAAAAAATGTCTACAGCAACGAGAGAACTTTTAGAAAATGGCAGAAAAATTGTGTCATCTATTGAAAAAGATCGTATTTTCTCAAAAGATATCGAAGCGATGAATGAATGGTTGAAGACTAGTGATTGA
- a CDS encoding YARHG domain-containing protein — MRKCLACKEINSDEQEQCTGCGATLSSRRASIKKTTTKKAWPYKILVPIILLIAVAGILAIQNEYSKRTVAEQFVTALIDQDTYTLRELLVPKDSRIEINQDSLQALLTMIEKNPSFVQTIEYTLHTKDEGMFDVRASEKRFGLFPRYTINPTGYIIEVESIGDETILYTDNSEIGYMKHTGEIAEFGPFLAGIYPIKMTTTIEDQSISEEVQANIFGENQTISLFFPSVEEVELLSKDSVEHKTDAEPSDSAEAPVGSIYNDYYILPTSGDEYLKASDLANLSKSELRLARNEIYARYGYIFKSKELQAYFDSQNWYVPNDSYGGSLTDWEKHNVALIKSKE; from the coding sequence ATGAGAAAATGTCTTGCATGTAAAGAAATAAATTCTGATGAACAAGAACAATGTACGGGTTGTGGTGCCACATTATCTTCTCGCAGGGCATCTATAAAAAAGACAACGACTAAAAAAGCGTGGCCGTATAAAATCCTAGTGCCTATCATATTACTTATCGCTGTAGCAGGTATACTAGCTATTCAGAACGAGTACAGCAAACGTACAGTAGCTGAACAATTTGTCACTGCGTTAATCGATCAAGACACGTATACATTGCGCGAGTTACTCGTGCCAAAAGACAGTCGAATTGAGATCAATCAAGACAGTTTACAAGCATTGCTGACGATGATTGAAAAAAATCCATCGTTCGTCCAAACGATAGAATATACGTTACATACGAAAGATGAAGGGATGTTTGACGTTAGGGCATCAGAAAAACGTTTTGGCTTATTTCCACGGTATACTATTAATCCGACAGGTTATATTATTGAAGTGGAATCTATAGGAGATGAAACTATCCTGTATACGGACAACTCTGAAATTGGCTATATGAAACACACTGGAGAAATTGCGGAGTTTGGTCCTTTTTTAGCTGGCATTTATCCGATCAAAATGACGACCACAATTGAAGATCAGTCCATATCTGAAGAAGTTCAGGCAAATATTTTTGGTGAAAATCAAACGATCAGTCTTTTCTTTCCTTCTGTTGAAGAAGTAGAATTACTCTCCAAAGATTCAGTGGAACATAAGACAGATGCTGAACCATCTGACAGCGCAGAGGCTCCTGTCGGCAGTATTTACAACGACTACTACATCCTTCCGACAAGTGGAGATGAATATTTGAAAGCTTCAGATTTGGCCAACCTTTCTAAAAGTGAGTTGCGTTTAGCCCGCAATGAAATATACGCGCGCTATGGCTATATATTTAAATCAAAAGAATTACAAGCTTATTTCGATTCACAAAATTGGTATGTTCCTAACGACTCGTACGGTGGCTCTTTGACAGACTGGGAAAAGCATAATGTTGCACTTATCAAATCAAAAGAATAA
- a CDS encoding methyl-accepting chemotaxis protein: MNGSLGRKINGLFLLAILLLASIVSGLNYFVTKENLLKAAEAKLLSDLQLSIELLDISVPGDWSITNGSLYKGKMDMKEAFEIPDQLGELTDGNTMSIFQGDTRITTNIIENGERRLGTKVADEVGNVVLGKKERFVGTADVLGEPFQAAYDPIFNASGEVIGIIAVALPTAPYIKIAASSATQTIIISLVLALLVIVIVSLIIQRIIIRPINQLRDNANELADLNLNVALYEAKGTDEIAELSAAFRNMKEQLTDTMQNVAKNANEVATSSVALEESAQQTNETASQIATTMNEIAAGVTTQSEHAEQISKMMRDTIAEVERNLAHVEQSLVNAQQSTVIAHEGEQAISKAISHLSTVTETVSYATDSIQKLGMRSEEIGGIITVITAISEQTNLLALNAAIEAARAGEHGKGFAVVAAEVRKLAEQSTAAAQQITDLITDIQAETSVTVRTMESNLTAVEEQVIIINEGGDALKHIVEKVSETESGVGQIKDAFHRVNSNSYAVQEAIVTISAVIEESAAATEEIAASSEEQYATVAEMADNTTSVAEVADRLREEVNKFTM; this comes from the coding sequence ATGAACGGGTCGCTCGGCAGGAAAATCAACGGACTATTTTTACTCGCTATTTTATTGCTTGCTAGTATTGTAAGTGGGTTGAATTATTTCGTAACGAAAGAAAACTTATTGAAAGCAGCAGAAGCGAAACTGCTGTCGGATTTGCAGTTGAGTATAGAATTATTGGATATTTCAGTGCCAGGTGATTGGTCTATTACGAATGGTTCATTGTATAAAGGGAAAATGGATATGAAGGAAGCGTTTGAAATTCCGGATCAATTAGGAGAGTTAACAGACGGCAATACGATGTCTATTTTCCAAGGCGATACGCGCATTACAACAAATATTATAGAAAATGGTGAGAGACGTTTAGGTACGAAAGTTGCTGATGAAGTGGGGAATGTCGTTCTTGGGAAAAAGGAACGCTTTGTCGGGACGGCAGATGTACTTGGAGAACCGTTTCAAGCAGCGTATGATCCTATTTTCAACGCAAGCGGAGAAGTAATCGGTATTATTGCAGTGGCACTTCCTACTGCTCCTTATATAAAAATCGCAGCATCATCCGCCACACAAACGATCATTATTTCACTCGTCTTAGCTCTGCTCGTCATTGTCATTGTCAGTTTGATAATTCAACGTATCATTATCCGGCCGATCAATCAGTTACGTGACAATGCGAACGAACTGGCTGACTTGAACTTGAATGTTGCTTTATACGAAGCAAAAGGAACTGATGAAATTGCGGAACTATCAGCAGCTTTTCGCAATATGAAAGAGCAGTTAACCGATACGATGCAAAACGTCGCAAAAAATGCAAATGAGGTCGCGACTTCATCTGTCGCACTGGAAGAATCCGCACAACAAACAAATGAAACAGCAAGTCAAATTGCTACAACGATGAACGAAATTGCAGCTGGCGTGACGACACAATCTGAACATGCAGAACAGATTAGCAAAATGATGCGAGACACCATTGCGGAAGTGGAGAGAAATTTAGCTCATGTTGAGCAAAGTTTAGTGAATGCACAACAATCCACAGTCATTGCACATGAAGGAGAGCAAGCGATTAGCAAAGCAATTTCTCATTTAAGCACCGTCACAGAAACAGTAAGCTACGCAACAGATTCTATTCAAAAGCTAGGGATGCGTTCAGAAGAAATCGGTGGGATCATTACAGTCATTACAGCTATTTCCGAACAAACGAACTTACTGGCACTAAACGCTGCGATTGAAGCAGCTAGAGCAGGAGAGCATGGGAAAGGTTTCGCAGTCGTGGCGGCGGAAGTCCGAAAATTAGCCGAACAATCTACAGCCGCAGCACAGCAAATTACGGATTTAATTACCGATATACAAGCAGAGACATCAGTGACAGTGCGTACAATGGAAAGTAATTTAACCGCTGTAGAAGAACAAGTAATTATTATAAATGAAGGTGGGGACGCGCTGAAGCATATAGTAGAAAAAGTAAGTGAGACGGAGTCGGGTGTGGGGCAGATCAAAGACGCATTCCATCGTGTCAATTCTAATTCGTATGCGGTTCAAGAAGCGATTGTTACGATTTCAGCCGTTATTGAAGAATCTGCTGCGGCTACTGAAGAAATTGCAGCTTCTTCTGAAGAACAATATGCGACCGTAGCAGAAATGGCAGACAATACGACGAGTGTAGCGGAGGTAGCAGATCGGTTACGTGAAGAAGTAAATAAATTTACTATGTAA
- a CDS encoding STAS domain-containing protein has product MEQKTATLQVVEKETYVVLEFSGYLQYTLIEELKKRLQTTRFKEGHSFILDMSNVQNIDSTGFGMIVNFAKKVSLKNEKIAIIVVDAFVRKLFAISQCDKVFPIVDNETAALQIIQQTVKTELSINEY; this is encoded by the coding sequence ATGGAACAGAAAACAGCAACATTGCAAGTTGTAGAAAAAGAAACGTATGTAGTTCTCGAGTTTTCAGGTTATTTACAGTACACCTTAATTGAAGAGTTGAAAAAACGTTTGCAAACGACACGTTTTAAAGAAGGCCACAGCTTTATACTCGATATGAGTAACGTGCAAAACATCGATAGTACAGGATTCGGCATGATCGTCAACTTTGCTAAAAAAGTTTCATTGAAAAATGAAAAAATCGCTATTATTGTAGTCGATGCGTTCGTGCGGAAGCTATTCGCTATCTCACAGTGCGATAAAGTATTCCCAATCGTCGATAATGAAACAGCAGCGTTACAAATTATTCAACAGACGGTCAAGACAGAGTTATCTATTAATGAGTATTGA
- a CDS encoding outer membrane protein assembly factor BamD, with protein MNSSNPAEKLVKQIQKQVKQQQYLKALASLDTLEVINGSNQQIVWYKALLECKVGRLHIARHYLTEIQGDLRLQAELIEEEIQKNWPVYTFLVEEYNAAVAEIRAGDSENALYILSDALHRVGTLTVPLEVYRMNTLLLARYRPDLLPRFILDLPTYAMDDRVIKRVLAERTAPSLSEEPEVQLPVNPPPSNKRAMVLSVVMLGVLGLSGYAWLSERGKEVTEPDPPVEVPVEVVEEPVDPNSTLSEVDEPSVLADDEKILFVSVEVAEEYYIDGMKDYQNGNFSRASKSFEQAIRSFSSEYFSDDAAYYLTASYMREQAYEQAVQTAQQFQQEESTHYVESPYRDAIRLLESSALLELDQQEEAKSILKELSNKDEVDWVNYEAAKLLATLAPDR; from the coding sequence GTGAATTCGTCAAATCCTGCAGAGAAACTCGTAAAGCAAATCCAAAAGCAAGTGAAACAACAACAATATTTGAAAGCGCTTGCGTCTCTAGATACTCTTGAAGTGATTAATGGAAGCAATCAACAAATCGTTTGGTATAAAGCGTTGCTCGAATGTAAAGTCGGGCGCCTACATATTGCACGTCACTATTTGACTGAAATCCAAGGTGATTTGCGGCTACAAGCGGAACTTATAGAGGAAGAGATACAGAAGAATTGGCCGGTCTATACATTTCTGGTGGAGGAATACAATGCAGCAGTTGCCGAGATTCGTGCAGGGGATTCTGAAAATGCATTATATATTTTGAGTGATGCATTACATCGAGTGGGAACGTTGACCGTACCGCTTGAAGTGTACCGAATGAACACGCTATTGCTTGCCCGCTATCGTCCTGATTTATTGCCTCGTTTTATTTTAGATTTACCTACTTACGCAATGGATGACCGAGTGATTAAACGTGTCTTGGCAGAAAGAACAGCACCTAGTCTGTCAGAAGAACCGGAAGTACAATTGCCTGTTAATCCCCCTCCCTCCAATAAGCGAGCGATGGTCTTGTCTGTAGTAATGCTTGGGGTGCTCGGTTTGTCTGGATATGCATGGTTAAGTGAAAGAGGAAAAGAGGTAACTGAACCGGATCCGCCCGTTGAAGTACCAGTAGAAGTTGTGGAAGAACCGGTAGATCCCAATAGTACGCTTAGTGAAGTGGATGAGCCGTCAGTGTTGGCAGACGATGAAAAAATATTATTTGTCTCAGTAGAAGTAGCGGAAGAATATTATATAGATGGAATGAAAGATTATCAAAATGGTAATTTTTCAAGAGCAAGCAAATCATTTGAACAAGCGATTCGTTCGTTTAGTAGTGAATATTTTTCTGATGATGCGGCATATTATTTAACCGCAAGTTATATGAGAGAACAAGCCTATGAGCAAGCGGTACAAACTGCGCAACAGTTTCAGCAAGAGGAAAGTACACATTATGTAGAATCACCTTATCGTGACGCTATTCGCTTGTTGGAGAGTAGTGCATTGCTAGAATTGGATCAACAAGAAGAAGCGAAAAGTATTTTGAAGGAGCTGTCAAATAAAGATGAAGTAGATTGGGTAAACTACGAAGCGGCTAAACTGCTTGCTACGCTAGCACCTGATAGATAA
- a CDS encoding ATP-binding protein, translated as MEFTFAIKPNQQSIFLTDHFMETYTEMYDIPHAREICFVTHELVINAVEAMEREGLTESIEVYVRNEEGDLCVTVTDYAEGIPKEQWQSMLTNNMDEENFCERGRGFFFIQQMVDELWFEQLPDSQFLVGVKKKLVMAEEM; from the coding sequence ATGGAATTTACGTTTGCAATCAAACCAAATCAGCAATCGATCTTCTTGACGGATCATTTCATGGAGACGTATACAGAAATGTATGACATTCCACATGCCAGAGAAATTTGTTTTGTAACACATGAACTCGTTATTAATGCGGTGGAGGCAATGGAAAGAGAAGGGCTTACGGAATCCATTGAAGTCTATGTGCGCAATGAGGAAGGTGATCTTTGTGTTACTGTGACCGATTACGCAGAAGGTATTCCGAAAGAGCAATGGCAATCCATGCTTACGAATAATATGGACGAAGAAAATTTTTGCGAACGAGGCCGCGGATTTTTTTTCATTCAACAGATGGTCGATGAATTATGGTTTGAACAATTACCGGATAGTCAATTTCTAGTCGGTGTGAAGAAAAAACTAGTGATGGCGGAGGAAATGTAA
- a CDS encoding PP2C family protein-serine/threonine phosphatase produces MTIIIIGDESNDVLTIRVNLEQLGLHNIHLFQSAYEAIQYEHVFLKEEIRLIIYDANLHVENCEAHCREIEALTVWRGVPILLATSYEKPVLFERVLEVGIFDFILKPFDVMQLKNRIQIALKYYEETKKRKEHERQLQMDLKIAKNVQKSALTENLSLPHIEIDGIYFTSQSLGGDMYCWFQLNDDLTAVMIFDVMGHGVPAALVTMSIRSLLKEIIVKLIDPVHVIKEMNRKIYELFYTDGLDSYLVTAIYAIIDKKNSTLQYVNASHPEGVMFGKYGETVKMHANSPILGLFPTIQVQAKSIRLTGWHRIILYTDGLLTLYPDQLIDWDFFHSYSAQNNGLLLRKFTEKYGLCYLPLEDDITVVSITTTS; encoded by the coding sequence ATGACGATTATAATTATCGGCGATGAAAGTAACGATGTCCTTACTATTCGGGTAAATTTAGAACAATTGGGACTGCATAACATTCATTTATTTCAAAGTGCGTATGAGGCTATTCAATATGAGCATGTATTCCTAAAAGAAGAAATTCGTCTCATCATTTATGATGCGAATTTACATGTAGAGAATTGCGAAGCGCATTGTCGTGAAATTGAAGCATTGACTGTGTGGAGAGGTGTGCCGATTTTATTGGCAACGTCATATGAAAAGCCGGTACTATTTGAACGGGTATTAGAGGTAGGAATATTTGATTTTATTTTGAAGCCATTTGATGTGATGCAGTTAAAAAACCGTATTCAAATTGCGCTAAAGTATTATGAGGAAACGAAGAAGCGGAAAGAGCATGAGAGACAGCTACAGATGGACTTAAAAATCGCAAAAAATGTCCAAAAAAGCGCACTGACAGAAAATTTATCACTACCACATATTGAAATAGACGGTATATATTTCACATCTCAATCATTAGGTGGAGATATGTACTGCTGGTTTCAATTAAATGATGACTTAACGGCTGTCATGATATTTGACGTAATGGGGCATGGAGTTCCAGCAGCGCTTGTGACGATGTCTATTCGATCGCTTTTGAAAGAAATTATCGTCAAACTGATTGATCCTGTTCATGTTATTAAGGAAATGAATCGCAAAATTTACGAGCTCTTTTATACAGACGGCTTGGATTCATATTTAGTGACTGCCATCTATGCCATCATTGATAAAAAGAATTCGACACTACAATATGTAAACGCTTCCCATCCTGAAGGTGTCATGTTCGGAAAGTACGGAGAAACGGTGAAAATGCATGCAAACTCTCCGATTCTAGGGTTATTTCCCACCATTCAAGTGCAAGCGAAAAGTATCCGTCTCACAGGTTGGCATCGCATCATTTTATATACAGACGGTTTACTTACGTTATACCCCGATCAACTTATTGACTGGGACTTTTTCCATTCATACAGTGCGCAAAATAATGGACTTCTTTTACGAAAATTTACTGAAAAATACGGCTTGTGCTATTTGCCATTAGAAGATGATATTACAGTTGTTTCAATAACAACGACAAGTTAA
- a CDS encoding Na+/H+ antiporter family protein gives MFSTVVISVLVMSVLSLLRVNVMFAIIFAAGVAGLMEGLSLTEATTMLVSGMGGQANTALSYILLGMFAVMISYSGITGFLVKRLMKVLRGKRSVLLLTLAGVACLSQNAVPIHIAFIPILIPPLLYLFDKMKIDRRGIACALTFGLKAPYIMIPAGFGLLFHRIIADEMTASGMNIPVLTVAYSMLIPGLGMVVGLLIAVFISYRKPRELPHSDLGVIVTEELSEEMKLKFTLRHFLTIMAIIGALVVQIVTTSLILGALTGIVLMYIFTVIPFAEGDRVVNEGISMMGMIAFVMLIASGYATILKETGAVNELVESATAILGDNKLIIATVMLLIGLLITMGIGSSFGTIPIIAALFVPICVAVGFSPMATAALIGTAGALGDAGSPASDSTLGPTAGLNADGKHHHIWDTCVPTFLHYNIPLLIFGVVAAMVL, from the coding sequence ATGTTTAGTACGGTAGTAATCTCAGTTCTCGTTATGTCTGTGTTAAGCCTTCTGCGAGTGAACGTGATGTTTGCGATTATTTTTGCGGCAGGTGTGGCTGGATTAATGGAAGGTTTATCATTGACGGAAGCAACCACCATGCTCGTTTCGGGAATGGGAGGGCAAGCTAACACCGCCTTAAGTTATATTTTGCTTGGAATGTTCGCAGTGATGATTAGTTATTCGGGAATTACAGGCTTTCTTGTTAAAAGACTGATGAAAGTATTACGAGGGAAACGATCCGTTTTATTATTGACACTTGCAGGAGTTGCTTGTCTGTCACAAAATGCGGTTCCTATCCACATTGCTTTTATTCCAATTCTTATTCCTCCTTTGTTATATTTATTTGACAAGATGAAGATTGACCGTCGAGGAATCGCTTGTGCATTGACATTTGGATTGAAGGCTCCTTATATAATGATTCCGGCAGGCTTTGGATTATTGTTCCATCGAATTATAGCTGATGAAATGACAGCAAGTGGTATGAATATCCCAGTTCTAACAGTTGCTTATTCCATGTTAATTCCTGGACTTGGCATGGTTGTAGGATTGTTAATTGCCGTATTCATCTCGTACCGTAAGCCGCGCGAACTTCCACATAGCGACTTAGGAGTTATTGTGACAGAAGAACTGTCTGAGGAAATGAAACTAAAGTTTACTCTGCGCCATTTCCTAACAATCATGGCTATTATAGGTGCGTTGGTTGTTCAAATAGTGACGACTTCACTTATTTTGGGGGCACTAACAGGTATCGTGCTAATGTATATTTTTACAGTTATTCCTTTCGCTGAAGGAGATAGAGTGGTCAACGAAGGAATTAGCATGATGGGGATGATTGCGTTTGTTATGCTAATCGCTTCGGGTTATGCAACTATTTTAAAAGAGACGGGTGCTGTCAACGAGTTAGTGGAATCAGCTACAGCAATTTTAGGCGATAACAAATTAATCATTGCAACTGTCATGTTGTTGATCGGTTTATTGATCACGATGGGTATTGGTTCATCATTTGGAACAATTCCTATTATCGCTGCTTTATTCGTACCGATTTGTGTAGCAGTTGGTTTTTCGCCAATGGCAACCGCTGCGTTAATTGGTACTGCTGGAGCTCTTGGTGACGCAGGTTCGCCAGCATCTGATAGTACGTTAGGGCCGACAGCGGGGCTGAATGCGGATGGAAAGCACCATCATATTTGGGATACATGTGTTCCAACATTTTTACATTATAATATTCCTCTTCTTATCTTTGGTGTTGTCGCGGCTATGGTATTATAA
- a CDS encoding IS66 family transposase, producing the protein MKTNQKISSHTTEQNDRVTVLEQEVARLSALVSWYEEQFRLKKSKEFGRSSEKAPKGQMEMELFNEAEALLDASAEPSSEPEEVISGSSPAKKTPRETRTTFSADLPVESVTYSLPPEEQACLDCGHPMHVMKKEVRRELVVIPAQVKVVEHEREVYACRHCDQEGIQTPIVQAPMPNPVLPKSMASPSILSFLITQKYLFGMPLYRLEEVFRQAGAPLSRQTLSNWLMNVSDRWFEPLYENMRQRILSADYLHADETSVQVLREKGRSPSTTSYMWLYRTGKFDVPCVVYDYQPGRGSEYPKQFLEGYAGTLHVDGYKAYESLQSVRLSGCWAHLRRKFDEALRAIPKKSKRRRTLTEEAVNQIGKIYGAESEIKELTPSERLEVRKKKIQPLVEAFFAWVKTVRIDVLPKSKLGEALTYAVNQEKKLRQPFLDGYLEIDNNRAERSIKPFVIGRKNWLFSVTPRGATASARMYSLIVTAKENQLHVPHYLTYLLEKLPNLDLADDEQLEQLMPWSSTLPEQCYQGKEGI; encoded by the coding sequence ATGAAAACTAATCAGAAGATCTCATCCCATACAACTGAACAGAATGACCGTGTAACTGTGTTGGAACAAGAAGTCGCGAGATTGTCCGCTTTGGTGTCTTGGTACGAGGAGCAGTTTCGTTTGAAAAAAAGTAAGGAATTTGGACGCTCCAGCGAAAAGGCACCGAAAGGCCAGATGGAGATGGAATTGTTTAATGAAGCAGAAGCACTGCTAGATGCTTCTGCTGAACCATCTTCAGAACCTGAAGAGGTGATTTCGGGATCTTCACCTGCGAAAAAAACTCCACGGGAAACACGCACGACTTTCTCTGCCGATCTGCCGGTGGAGAGTGTGACATACAGCTTGCCCCCAGAGGAGCAGGCTTGTTTAGATTGCGGTCACCCAATGCATGTCATGAAAAAAGAAGTTCGCCGCGAACTCGTGGTTATCCCAGCACAAGTGAAAGTCGTCGAACACGAACGGGAAGTCTATGCCTGCAGGCATTGCGATCAAGAAGGCATCCAGACACCGATTGTTCAGGCACCAATGCCCAATCCGGTATTGCCAAAAAGTATGGCCTCGCCCTCGATCCTGTCATTTTTGATTACTCAAAAATACTTGTTCGGCATGCCGCTCTATCGGTTAGAGGAAGTTTTTCGACAGGCAGGCGCGCCGCTTTCAAGGCAGACCCTCTCCAATTGGTTAATGAATGTGTCCGATCGGTGGTTTGAACCGCTCTATGAGAATATGCGACAGCGTATTTTGTCAGCCGACTACCTTCATGCAGACGAAACCAGTGTGCAGGTCTTGCGTGAAAAAGGACGCAGTCCCTCTACCACTTCCTATATGTGGCTGTACCGTACCGGGAAGTTTGATGTCCCTTGCGTGGTGTATGACTACCAGCCTGGTCGGGGATCGGAATACCCGAAACAATTTCTGGAAGGCTATGCTGGTACGCTTCATGTAGATGGTTATAAGGCTTACGAAAGCCTGCAAAGTGTACGGCTATCAGGCTGTTGGGCACATTTGCGCCGAAAATTTGATGAAGCCCTGCGCGCCATTCCGAAAAAATCGAAGAGGCGGCGTACGCTGACAGAGGAAGCAGTCAACCAAATCGGCAAGATTTATGGAGCGGAATCAGAAATAAAGGAGCTTACTCCTTCCGAACGGCTTGAGGTACGCAAGAAAAAAATTCAGCCCCTAGTGGAGGCTTTTTTCGCCTGGGTAAAAACTGTCCGAATAGATGTACTGCCGAAAAGCAAGCTTGGTGAGGCGCTAACATATGCCGTCAATCAGGAAAAGAAATTGAGGCAGCCATTTCTAGATGGTTATCTGGAGATAGATAATAACCGTGCCGAACGAAGCATCAAGCCGTTTGTGATCGGCCGAAAGAACTGGCTCTTCTCGGTCACACCTAGAGGCGCAACAGCGAGCGCAAGAATGTACAGCCTGATCGTAACTGCGAAAGAAAATCAGCTGCATGTCCCTCACTATTTAACGTATCTTCTTGAAAAGCTGCCTAACTTAGATCTGGCAGATGACGAACAGTTGGAACAACTGATGCCTTGGTCTTCGACTTTGCCTGAACAGTGTTATCAAGGTAAAGAAGGAATATAA